A region from the Coffea eugenioides isolate CCC68of chromosome 9, Ceug_1.0, whole genome shotgun sequence genome encodes:
- the LOC113782096 gene encoding cytochrome P450 89A2-like: METWWWLIFIFTILLCILTTLKSLFNFTITNPKTNTTKNNLPLPPGPSTLKVFKILLISIWHRLTVFDLEPKLRNTKNKYGPLFIFGLKSKPTIFIANHVLAHLALIRKGAIFSDRPSSQNTPMLQIFDSNAHRISTAPYGATWRLLRRNLALEILHPSCIKSYSRVRRWVLSLLCRRFLDEFQRPTDVVDHFRYAMFSLLVFMCFGDKLSEEKISEIEAVQRRWLLSLGRMSIFILWPKLGRILMGKKWKELLQVRKDQENTFIPLIQARIKMKSQGKSNNDEELVAYVDSLIDLQLPEEKRKLNDQEIVSLCGEFLNTGTDSTATALQWIMANLVKYPAIQDKLYEEIIGVVGLPEPILVNEDDLEKMPAYLKAVVLEGLRRHPPVHFLLPHSVTEDVELYGYLIPKNATVNVMVADMGWDPSMWEDPLEFKPERFLASNHVNPSVNHDLGNHQWFDLTGNKEIKMMPFGAGRRMCPGYGLALLHLEYFVANFVWNFEWKAIDEVGVDLSEKQEFTVVMRNPLLARIKGVLSSLSIFSWVKYQKNSL, translated from the exons ATGGAAACCTGGTGGTGGCTCATCTTCATATTCACCATTCTTCTCTGCATCCTAACCACCCTTAAAtccctcttcaatttcaccattaCCAATCCCAAAACCAACACTACCAAGAACAACCTCCCTCTCCCACCAGGACCCTCAACTTTAAAAGTCTTCAAAATTCTCCTGATATCCATATGGCATCGACTGACAGTTTTCGACTTGGAACCAAAACTCAGAAACACAAAAAACAAGTATGGCCCTCTCTTCATCTTTGGATTGAAATCAAAGCCAACAATATTCATTGCCAACCATGTTTTAGCCCATTTAGCTCTCATCCGAAAGGGTGCAATCTTCTCCGACCGCCCAAGTTCTCAAAATACACCAATGCTGCAAATCTTCGATAGCAACGCCCATAGAATCAGCACTGCCCCCTATGGTGCTACCTGGCGGCTCCTTCGCCGCAATCTTGCTTTAGAAATCCTTCATCCTTCCTGTATCAAGTCTTACTCTAGAGTGCGACGTTGGGTGCTGAGCTTACTCTGCAGGCGCTTTCTTGACGAGTTTCAGCGGCCAACAGATGTAGTGGATCATTTCCGTTATGCTATGTTTTCCCTGTTAGTGTTCATGTGCTTTGGGGACAAGCTTTCGGAGGAGAAAATCAGTGAAATTGAGGCTGTTCAGCGTAGATGGTTGTTAAGTCTTGGGAGAATGAGCATCTTCATCCTCTGGCCTAAACTTGGGAGGATCTTGATGGGGAAGAAATGGAAAGAGCTTCTCCAAGTAAGAAAAGATCAAGAAAACACATTTATACCACTTATTCAAGCTCGAATCAAGATGAAAAGTCAAGGGAAATCCAACAACGACGAGGAGCTGGTGGCATATGTTGACTCCTTAATCGATTTGCAACTTCCAGAAGAGAAAAGGAAGCTAAATGATCAAGAAATCGTTAGTCTTTGTGGAGAGTTTCTGAACACTGGCACTGATTCCACAGCCACAGCATTGCAATGGATCATGGCTAATTTGGTGAAGTATCCCGCAATTCAGGACAAGCTTTACGAAGAGATAATAGGGGTGGTTGGATTGCCAGAGCC CATACTCgtgaatgaagatgatttggagAAAATGCCGGCTTATTTGAAAGCTGTAGTGCTAGAAGGGCTGAGGAGGCATCCACCAGTGCACTTTCTTCTGCCTCATTCTGTGACAGAGGATGTGGAATTGTATGGCTATTTGATTCCCAAAAATGCTACTGTGAATGTAATGGTGGCTGACATGGGTTGGGATCCGAGCATGTGGGAGGATCCTTTGGAGTTCAAGCCTGAGAGATTTTTGGCCAGCAATCATGTTAATCCTTCTGTTAATCATGACCTTGGTAACCATCAATGGTTTGATTTAacagggaacaaagagataaagATGATGCCATTTGGTGCTGGGAGAAGGATGTGTCCAGGCTACGGTTTGGCATTACTTCACTTGGAATACTTTGTAGCCAATTTTGTTTGGAACTTTGAATGGAAAGCTATAGATGAAGTTGGAGTTGATCTATCAGAGAAACAAGAGTTCACCGTTGTGATGAGGAATCCACTTCTTGCTCGCATCAAGGGTGTGCTTTCTTCcctttcaatattttcttgggtaaaatatcaaaaaaactCCCTATGA
- the LOC113782664 gene encoding uncharacterized protein LOC113782664, translating into MDADLFDDILTDNAVKTARAGGKFQPKAKPCGPPRPIKKNSGPSSLPSSEPVRTNDVSESTADECHEKEKPAASVDDRSFGVVNCTSQHLDSSENGNPIASLGPVMDIFVPDSNEDWHSCFEKTMGENSDIFIGLESLGDFLPDSATVLDNSIPSSEARNVHISDSENTEGGLADPLIPNISSQSEFSTAQDPLAGTDRIVGTSGGCSDDRNLDTEEMETYQLDSLDMSELTTGSGRQKFQPKSKMQAHRQGSGSSIPDLDMVDPVLCQQDLESVPSEVDVVDRRSVPASPTDDILDVSSAGPNQTAPAQLTSEVLLDAEPSNLMGASYQEDGIFVDHSEAVLEMPGKLASRRAKSGKGKTHTALDHSPKKQLASKSSETNVGGRSLRRRTKRKNAHNLVDESEDEDLEDRDLPAESLSNSVLNEDDNTDEEFQLEDDSQTKKSQKKSKKPTFDKEKPARKRKKDTEASEQAVKAAPKKFSHSTRRRRVDKALLETPEDEIDFQKVPLRDLILLAEYRERMAKKEATTTPGPLSNQSNGNCSARDNEDGAAGTSEQYGEDEAFASEQGREANDEQESPQVEENSGYFNYQTYMDKTPIARWSKQDTELFYEAVRQFGTDLSMIQQLFPGRTRRQIKLKYKKEERQHPLMLREALSTRSKDHSHFELVIERLKQMAAEEKQNSSTADSVNLMGEEEAEEETLETNEMDEEAKSEQIDGGVLGNMEPDISETESPEKSYDSEEELLRWSQYKSEI; encoded by the exons ATGGATGCAGACCTTTTTGATGATATATTAACGGACAATGCTGTCAAGACtg CTAGGGCTGGTGGCAAGTTTCAACCTAAGGCCAAGCCATGTGGCCCCCCAcgtccaataaaaaaaaattcaggtcCATCTTcattaccttcctctgagccaGTTCGGACTAATGATGTTTCTGAGAGCACAGCTGATGAATGTCacgaaaaggaaaaaccagCTGCTTCAG TTGATGATAGGAGCTTTGGAGTTGTAAATTGTACATCACAACACCTTGACAGTAGTGAGAATGGCAACCCAATTGCTTCTTTGGGTCCTGTTATGGACATTTTCGTGCCTGATAGCAATGAAGATTGGCATTCTTGCTTTGAAAAAACCATGGGAGAG AATTCCGACATATTCATCGGCTTGGAATCACTTGGTGATTTTCTTCCTGATTCTGCAACTGTTTTGG ATAATTCTATTCCTTCTTCTGAGGCACGAAATGTTCATATTTCTGACAGTGAGAATACAGAAGGAGGACTAGCCGATCCCCTCATTCCCAATATTTCATCACAAAGTGAATTTTCAACAGCTCAAGATCCTTTAGCTGGCACTGATCGTATTGTTGGTACTAGTGGCGGTTGTTCAGATGATAGAAACTTGGACACAGAG GAAATGGAGACTTATCAATTGGACTCTCTAGATATGTCTGAGCTAACAACTGGCTCTG GTCGGCAAAAATTCCAACCAAAATCAAAGATGCAGGCTCATAGACAGGGAAGTGGATCTAGTATTCCCGATCTGGATATGGTTGACCCTGTTCTCTGTCAGCAAGATTTGGAGTCTGTTCCCTCTGAAGTTGATGTTGTGGATCGCAGATCAGTTCCTGCATCACCAACAGATGATATTCTTGATGTCTCATCTGCAGGACCAAATCAGACTGCTCCAGCACAATTAACATCTGAAGTTCTGTTAGATGCAGAACCGAGCAATCTTATGGGGGCTTCCTATCAAGAagatggcatttttgtagatcACTCGGAGGCTGTTCTTGAAATGCCTGGAAAACTG GCTTCTCGTAGGGCAAAGAGTGGAAAGGGTAAAACTCATACTGCATTAGATCATTCTCCCAAGAAGCAATTGGCTTCAAAATCCAGCGAGACAAATGTTGGTGGTAGATCACTTAGGAGAAGAACTAAGCGTAAAAACGCGCATAACCTTGTAGACGAATCTGAGGATGAGGATCTTGAGGATAGGGATCTACCAGCTGAGTCTCTTAGTAATTCTGTTCTAAACGAGGATGACAACACTGATGAGGAATTTCAATTGGAAGATGATTCACAAACCAAAAAGTCGCAGAAAAAATCCAAGAAACCTACTTTTGATAAGGAAAAACCAGCAAGAAAGCGAAAGAAGGATACTGAAGCATCAGAGCAGGCAGTCAAAGCAGCACCTAAGAAGTTCTCTCACTCTACTAGGAGGAGAAGAG TTGACAAGGCTTTATTGGAAACTCCAGAAGATGAAATTGACTTCCAGAAGGTGCCTCTTAGGGATCTTATATTGCTTGCAGAGTACAGGGAGCGGATGGCG AAAAAGGAGGCAACAACAACACCAGGACCGCTTTCAAATCAGAG CAATGGAAATTGTTCTGCACGTGACAATGAGGATGGGGCAGCTGGTACTTCTGAACAGTATGGTGAAGATGAGGCCTTTGCTTCAGAACAAGGCAGAGAAGCTAATGATGAACAAGAAAGTCCTCAGGTCGAAGAAAATTCTGGCTACTTCAACTATCAGACTTACATGGACAAAACTCCAATAGCAAGATGGTCAAAGCAGGACACAGAATTATTCTATGAG GCTGTGCGACAGTTTGGAACAGACCTTTCGATGATCCAACAGCTTTTTCCTGGTAGGACACGTAGGCAGATAAAGTTGAAATACAAGAAAGAAGAGCGACAGCATCCTTTGATGCTTCGTGAAGCTCTTAGTACACGTTCTAAAG ATCATTCCCATTTTGAACTAGTGATAGAGCGTCTGAAGCAAATGGCTGCCGAGGAAAAGCAAAACTCCAGTACAGCTGATTCAGTTAATTTGATGGGAGAGGAGGAAGCGGAAGAGGAGACACTTGAAACAAATGAAATG GATGAAGAAGCAAAGTCTGAACAAATTGATGGAGGAGTGCTTGGCAATATGGAGCCGGATATTTCAGAAACTGAGAGTCCTGAGAAGTCTTATGATAGCGAAGAAGAATTGCTACGTTGGAGTCAATATAAGAGCGAAATTTAA
- the LOC113783478 gene encoding GTP-binding protein ERG, with protein sequence MRTIRALRILTSSLSSNSQKTLFNSPFLQRFYAVGTQPDHLPTSSTEEEDDTTSSSSVFDSSEYDMGFSLNGDSEAGKIKNPTWDEKYRDRVKSEVFKEEIKSSRIVKKSEEKKKNAAVLAMSLLDAAIRWQDKEDEDDDENKEVTVEDQKSLAVGIIGAPNAGKSALTNFMVGTKVAAVSRKMNTTTHEVLGVMTKGHTQICFFDTPGLMLKKSGFPYNDMKVRMESAWSSVGLFDVLVIIFDVDRHLKRPDSRVIRLIQRMGSQVNPNQKRVLCMNKIDLVEKKKDLLKVAEEFKDLPGYERYFMISGLKGSGVKQLTQYLMEQAVKRPWDEDPFTLTEEVMKNISLEVVREKLLDHVHQEIPYNIEHRLVDWKELRDGSLRIEQHFITPKMSQRKILVGKKGSKIGRIGLEANEELRSIFKRNVHLILMVRLKS encoded by the exons ATGAGAACAATTAGAGCTTTGAGGATACTAACCTCATCACTGTCCTCAAATTCCCAGAAAACCCTTTTCAATTCACCTTTTTTGCAGCGGTTTTATGCGGTAGGAACTCAACCAGATCATCTCCCCACAAGCAGTACAGAGGAGGAAGATGATACTACCTCGTCATCATCAGTGTTTGATAGCTCAGAATACGACATGGGTTTTAGTTTAAACGGTGATTCAGAGGCTGGGAAGATTAAGAATCCTACATGGGATGAGAAGTATAGGGATAGAGTGAAAAGCGAAGTTTTTAAAGAAGAGATAAAAAGTTCAAGAATCGTGAAGAAAAgtgaggagaaaaagaaaaatgctgCTGTGCTTGCAATGTCGCTTCTGGATGCCGCTATTAGGTGGCAGGATAAGGAAGATGAGGACGACGACGAAAATAAGGAGGTGACGGTGGAGGATCAGAAGTCTTTGGCTGTTGGAATCATAGGGGCTCCTAATGCTGGGAAGTCTGCTCTTACTAACTTCATG GTTGGGACAAAGGTTGCTGCAGTTTCAAGGAAGATGAATACAACGACGCATGAAGTGCTGGGAGTAATGACTAAAGGACATACACAAATA TGCTTTTTTGATACTCCTGGGCTTATGTTAAAGAAAAGTGGTTTCCCATACAATGATATGAAGGTTCGCATGGAAAGTGCTTGGAGTTCAGTTGGTTTATTTGATGTGCTGGTAATCATATTTGATGTCGATAGACATCTTAAAAG GCCTGACTCGAGAGTAATAAGATTGATACAACGAATGGGTTCTCAAGTTAATCCAAATCAGAAGCGTGTTTTGTGCATGAATAAGATAGACTTggttgagaaaaagaaagactTATTGAAGGTTGCAGAAGAATTTAAGGATCTTCCTGGATATGAAAG GTACTTTATGATCTCTGGACTAAAGGGATCAGGAGTGAAGCAACTGACTCAATATTTGATGGAGCAG GCGGTCAAAAGACCATGGGATGAAGATCCATTCACTCTTACAGAAGAAGTGATGAAGAACATTTCACTAGAAGTGGTACGGGAGAAATTGTTGGATCATGTACATCAG GAAATCCCATACAACATCGAACATCGGTTGGTAGATTGGAAGGAGTTGAGAGATGGTTCTCTGAGGATTGAGCAACATTTTATCACTCCCAAAATGAGTCAACGCAAAATTCTTGTGGGAAAGAAAGGTTCCAAAATAGG ACGAATAGGCCTTGAAGCGAATGAGGAGTTAAGATCCATATTCAAGAGAAACGTCCATCTCATCCTTATGGTGAGACTTAAATCATGA
- the LOC113782097 gene encoding protein UNUSUAL FLORAL ORGANS yields the protein METFHHAQISIPLPYNFTITSSNTGSIPGPAANCITTPWMDSRIWSRLPQRLIDRVIAFLPVPAFFRARAVCKRWYGLLFSNSFLELYLQVSPRCHWFIFFKQKSLKSNIYKTTNGGNGADRINCEGYLFDPYETKWHRISCPLIPPGFSPASSSGGLICWVSEEAGSKSILLSNPLTGSLTPLPSTLRPRLFPSIGLTISNTSIDLAVAGDDMISPYAVKNLSTENFHIDGGGFYSIWGTTSSLPRLCSLESGQMVFANGRFYCMNYSPFSILSYDIIANQWCKIQAPMRRFLRSPSLVESKGKLILVAAVEKSKLNVPKSLRLWSLQDCGTMWVEIERMPQQLYLQFSDVENGQGFNCVGHGEFIVILIRASEKALMFDFCRKRWQWIPSCPHIHGYRSYGDQAGELHGFGYEPRLATPVTALLDQLTLPFQSFSG from the coding sequence ATGGAAACTTTTCATCATGCCCAAATAAGCATTCCTCTTCCCTACAACTTTACTATTACTAGTAGCAACACTGGAAGTATTCCTGGACCTGCAGCAAATTGCATAACCACTCCCTGGATGGACAGTAGGATATGGAGCAGACTCCCACAAAGGCTGATTGATAGGGTGATCGCCTTTCTTCCTGTACCAGCTTTCTTTCGAGCTAGAGCAGTCTGTAAGAGATGGTATGGGCTCTTATTCTCCAACAGCTTTCTCGAGCTATACTTGCAAGTTTCTCCACGCTGCCACTGGTTCATATTCTTCAAGCAGAAGAGTTTAAAGAGCAATATTTACAAGACCACTAATGGTGGAAATGGAGCCGATAGAATCAACTGTGAAGGGTACCTTTTCGACCCTTATGAGACCAAGTGGCACCGAATTTCCTGCCCTTTGATTCCACCAGGTTTTTCCCCAGCCTCATCCTCAGGTGGCCTAATCTGCTGGGTGTCTGAAGAGGCTGGTTCAAAGAGCATTCTTCTGTCTAATCCACTCACTGGGTCTCTAACTCCATTGCCTTCAACTTTAAGGCCAAGGCTTTTCCCTTCTATTGGTTTAACCATCAGTAACACATCCATTGATCTAGCTGTTGCAGGAGATGACATGATATCCCCCTATGCAGTGAAGAATTTAAGCACTGAAAACTTTCACATTGATGGTGGAGGATTCTACTCCATCTGGGGTACTACTTCTTCCCTCCCAAGGCTTTGTAGCCTTGAATCAGGACAAATGGTTTTTGCTAATGGCCGATTTTACTGCATGAACTATAGCCCTTTTAGCATTCTGTCATATGATATCATTGCAAATCAATGGTGCAAAATTCAAGCTCCCATGCGAAGGTTTCTGCGTTCTCCAAGCTTGGTTGAGAGCAAAGGGAAGCTCATTCTAGTTGCAGCAGTGGAGAAGAGCAAGCTTAATGTGCCAAAAAGTTTGAGGCTTTGGTCCTTGCAAGACTGTGGGACAATGTGGGTGGAGATTGAAAGAATGCCACAGCAATTATACCTTCAATTTTCAGATGTTGAAAATGGTCAAGGGTTCAATTGTGTTGGTCATGGAGAATTTATTGTTATACTGATCCGAGCATCTGAAAAGGCATTAATGTTTGATTTTTGCAGGAAAAGATGGCAGTGGATTCCTTCTTGTCCACACATTCATGGCTATAGGAGTTACGGAGATCAAGCTGGTGAATTGCATGGTTTTGGCTATGAGCCTAGGCTTGCAACACCTGTTACTGCACTTCTGGACCAGTTGACACTTCCCTTTCAGTCTTTCAGTGGGTAG
- the LOC113782714 gene encoding DNA polymerase eta: protein MPVARPESSDSRVIAHVDMDCFYVQVEQRKQPHLRGQPTAVVQYNSWKGGALIAVSYEARKHGVKRSMRGDEAKHVCPQIQLVQVPVNRGKADLTVYRNAGSEVVSILARKGRCERASIDEVYLDLTEAAELMLAETPPESLEAIHEEAVKSHVLGLDVDGVDSRENVKKWLIRSDADRRDKLLACGAVLVAELRLQVLRETQFTCSAGIAHNKMLAKLVSGMNKPAQQTVVPLSSVKKLLEGFPIKKMKQLGGKLGTSLQTDLGVETVGDLLQFPEVKLQECYGMNTGTWLWNIARGINGEEVEGRLLPKSHGAGKTFPGPAALRSISAVEKWLNELCDELNERLQSDLEKNKRIAHTLTLHASAYKKTDTDSHKKFPSKSCPLRYGTSKIQEDALLLFQAGLREYLGSYQPKTSGGQHDGWGIIGLSVSASKIVAIPSGTRSISNYFHSRGQICSSAGESNDRFSKPAAPLSPSGSESNSGVHFAVPEIESPHKEEKSVHALASFDLKENEMQVCKDKYTLKSPVDKQDPSFSSTMSQHDGFAFAQEIVTPSSSGTQSCFTVNQTESQKELSGENFLHVRLKEKKTSSSKEKGTPSILNFFQSRTSCASPKQRHASPLAEAKASSSSDAESIVNSCFEAFKQNNLPTKNGTRTGTFNFDQDEQRRSWSYKIDEIDHAILNELPLEIQEEVNVWLRPQKRANILKKGSNIPHYFLPTKDK, encoded by the exons ATGCCAGTGGCAAGGCCAGAATCATCAGATTCAAGGGTCATCGCTCATGTTGACATGGATTGCTTTTATGTTCAAG TGGAGCAGCGTAAGCAGCCACATTTAAGAGGTCAGCCAACTGCTGTTGTACAGTACAACTCGTGGAAAGGTGGGGCCCTGATTGCTGTCAGTTATGAGGCTCGTAAACATGGGGTGAAGCG TTCAATGCGAGGTGATGAGGCAAAACATGTTTGTCCGCAAATTCAGCTTGTCCAAGTACCAGTTAACCGCGGCAAAGCTGACTTGACAGTGTACAGAAATGCTGGTTCAGAG gTAGTCTCAATTCTTGCAAGGAAAGGACGATGTGAACGAGCTTCTATAGATGAAGTATATCTTGATCTTACTGAAGCTGCTGAATTGATGTTGGCTGAAACTCCTCCTGAGAGTCTAGAAGCAATACATGAGGAAGCTGTTAAATCGCATGTTTTGGGACTTGATGTG GATGGAGTTGATTCCAGGGAGAATGTTAAGAAGTGGCTAATCAGGTCTGATGCTGATCGCCGTGATAAGCTTTTAGCTTGTGGAGCAGTTCTTGTTGCAGAGCTTAGGTTGCAGGTTTTGCGGGAGACTCAGTTTACTTGTTCGGCAGGCATTGCACACAATAAG ATGCTGGCTAAATTAGTGAGTGGAATGAATAAACCTGCTCAGCAGACAGTTGTGCCCTTGTCATCTGTGAAGAAGCTGCTTGAAGgttttccaataaagaaaat GAAGCAGCTTGGAGGAAAGTTAGGCACATCTTTACAAACTGACCTTGGCGTAGAAACTGTTGGGGATCTCTTGCAATTTCCCGAAGTGAAGCTTCAAGAATGCTATGGCATGAATACAGG CACTTGGTTGTGGAATATTGCTCGAGGAATCAATGGTGAAGAGGTTGAGGGTCGCCTTCTTCCCAAAAGTCATGGTGCCGGCAAGACTTTTCCTGGACCAGCAGCACTTAGATCCATTTCTGCA GTTGAAAAGTGGCTAAATGAACTCTGTGATGAGCTTAATGAGCGTCTCCAATCtgatttggaaaaaaataagCGTATTGCACATACATTAACCCTTCATGCTAGCGCATACAAG AAAACTGATACAGATTCACATAAAAAGTTCCCGTCCAAGTCTTGTCCACTCAGATATGGTACTTCTAAGATTCAAGAAGATGCCCTTCTCCTATTTCAAGCAGGGCTCCGTGAATATCTTGGGTCATACCAGCCCAAGACTTCTGGAGGTCAACATGATGGATGGGGAATAATTGGTCTTTCTGTTTCAGCCAGTAAAATAGTTGCTATACCATCA GGAACACGTTCAATCTCCAATTACTTTCATAGCCGAGGTCAAATTTGTTCTTCAGCAGGAGAGTCAAATGACAGATTTTCCAAACCTGCTGCACCTTTATCCCCTTCAG GCAGTGAAAGCAATTCAGGAGTGCATTTTGCGGTGCCCGAAATTGAATCTCCCCACAAAGAGGAGAAGAGCGTACATGCCTTGGCATCATTTGATCTAAAAGAGAATGAGATGCAAGTTTGCAAGGACAAG TATACTCTAAAAAGTCCTGTCGACAAGCAGGATCCATCCTTCTCTTCAACCATGTCCCAGCATGATGGATTTGCATTTGCACAAGAAATTGTAACACCATCTTCCTCAG GTACTCAGAGTTGTTTCACAGTGAACCAAACTGAATCACAGAAAGAACTCTCTGGAGAAAATTTTCTCCATGTCAGattgaaggaaaagaaaacaagctCTTCGAAAGAAAAG GGAACACCCTCTATCTTAAACTTCTTTCAAAGCCGCACCTCATGTGCTTCTCCAAAGCAACGGCATGCAAGTCCTCTTGCAGAAGCTAAGGCATCGTCATCCTCAG ATGCTGAATCTATAGTCAATAGCTGTTTTGAAGCTTTCAAACAAAATAACTTACCTACAAAAAATGGAACTCGTACTGGCACATTTAACTTTGATCAAGATGAACAGAGGAGGAGTTGGAGTTACAAGATTGATGAGATTGACCATGCTATCCTAAATGAATTACCTCTGGAAATACAAGAGGAGGTGAATGTGTGGCTCCGGCCGCAGAAGCGAGCTAACATATTGAAGAAAGGTTCTAATATTCCTCATTATTTCTTACCCACGAAAGACAAGTAG